A single Triticum dicoccoides isolate Atlit2015 ecotype Zavitan chromosome 2A, WEW_v2.0, whole genome shotgun sequence DNA region contains:
- the LOC119352987 gene encoding uncharacterized protein LOC119352987, with protein sequence MSAAFSPSSRRFSASALGDQEGRDLLFCKARALPAASAALDDPLLVLEHPLQTSSSGGGARWPAPRPRAPPPDLELRRRWHGRDDQGMGKTKTCSSSSSCSSSWWADDGGPALLAPPAPPLPLLLLLPARPQRRDWRRNGVLRRNGGCFFWCRFIPRSHLLAHCTSSTTRTSSLCKFVASCISTQTFVRDMEGRDDVKSDEILLPGFRFHPTDEELVSFYLKKKIQQKPISIELIRQQDIYKFDPWDLPKLASTSSETEWYFYCPRDRKYRKSTRPNRVTATGFWKATGTDRPIYSSEGTRCVGLKKSLVFYKGRAARGIKTDWMMHEFRLPSLTDPSLPKRPIDKNIPLNDSWTICRIFKKTSSMAAQRALSHAWGATLPGAPEQQHLLSAMQPVQASHFASESSTSSLQVAAVAPSNHFISFNCGPSQQVLKGPIILPFQTQAPSGKTMRTVPPPLFFDAHFGQPEQIAGFVTGSSVDVNSSMSCRDQESSTTKRGGNFRNNEWEAPERLDFPFGLVEDSSDDWECNIPWESFLSPTVPAEIPQH encoded by the exons ATGTCGGCCGCCTTTTCCCCCTCGTCTCGCCGCTTCTCTGCGTCCGCACTAGGAGATCAAGAGGGAAGGGATCTCCTTTTCTGTAAAGCTCGTGCCTTGCCGGCTGCGTCGGCGGCGCTCGATGACCCGCTCCTCGTTCTCGAGCACCCCCTCCAGACCTcgagctccggcggcggcgctcgatGGCCCGCTCCTCGTCCTCGAGCACCTCCTCCAGACCTCGAGCTCCGGCGGCGGTGGCATGGGAGAGACGACCAGGGCATGGGGAAGACGAAGACTTGCTCCAGCAGCTCATCTTGCTCCTCGAGCTGGTGGGCTGATGATGGAGGACCTGCACTCTTGGCTCCAccagcgccgccgctgccgcttctGCTTCTGCTCCCCGCTCGCCCACAGCGCAG AGATTGGAGGAGGAATGGAGTATTGCGGAGGAATGGAGGCTGCTTCTTTTGGTGCAG ATTCATCCCAAGAAGCCATTTACTAGCTCACTGCACAAGCAGTACAACAAGGACAAGTAGCCTTTGCAAGTTTGTCGCCAGTTGCATTAGTACTCAGACCTTTGTGAGAGATATGGAGGGCAGAGATGATGTCAAATCAGATGAGATCCTCCTGCCTGGGTTCCGGTTCCATCCTACCGACGAAGAGCTGGTTAGTTTCTACCTCAAGAAGAAGATCCAGCAGAAGCCCATCTCCATTGAGCTCATCAGGCAGCAGGACATCTACAAGTTTGATCCATGGGACCTCCCAA AGCTTGCTAGCACCAGCAGTGAGACAGAGTGGTACTTCTACTGCCCAAGGGACCGGAAATATCGCAAAAGCACGAGGCCAAACCGGGTCACAGCAACTGGGTTCTGGAAAGCCACAGGAACAGATAGGCCGATTTACTCCTCTGAGGGCACCAGGTGTGTAGGCCTGAAGAAGTCCCTTGTCTTCTACAAAGGCAGAGCGGCAAGAGGGATCAAAACCGACTGGATGATGCATGAGTTCAGGCTTCCTTCGCTCACCGATCCATCACTTCCCAAGAGACCGATCGACAAGAACATCCCGCTTAAT GACTCTTGGACCATATGCAGAATTTTCAAGAAGACCAGTTCGATGGCGGCGCAACGGGCGCTGTCTCATGCTTGGGGGGCTACATTGCCTGGGGCACCTGAGCAACAACATCTCCTCTCCGCCATGCAACCGGTGCAAGCTTCACATTTTGCTTCAGAGAGCTCCACATCCTCATTGCaagttgcagcagtggcaccatcaAATCATTTCATCAGTTTCAATTGTGGTCCATCTCAGCAAGTCCTCAAAGGTCCCATCATCTTGCCATTCCAAACACAGGCGCCATCAGGCAAGACCATGCGCACTGTGCCACCACCGCTCTTCTTCGATGCGCACTTTGGGCAGCCTGAGCAGATCGCTGGATTTGTGACTGGTTCTTCTGTGGATGTAAATTCCAGCATGAGCTGCAGGGACCAAGAGTCATCCACAACGAAGCGTGGCGGTAATTTCAGGAACAATGAGTGGGAAGCTCCAGAGAGACTCGACTTCCCATTCGGTTTAGTAGAAGATTCTTCAGATGACTGGGAGTGCAACATACCTTGGGAATCCTTTCTTAGCCCAACAGTCCCTGCTGAGATCCCACAGCACTAG
- the LOC119358787 gene encoding putative NAC domain-containing protein 94, which yields MESRSDVKSDEILMPGFRFHPTDEELVSFYLKKKIQQKPISIELIRQLDIYKFDPWDLPKLASTGSETESYFYCPRDRKYRNSARPNRVTAAGFWKATGTDRPIYSSEDTRCVGLKKSLVFYKGRAARGVKTDWMMHEFRLPSLADTSLPKSRPIDKNIPLNDSWTICRIFKKTSSMAAQRALSHTWGAPLPGATEQDIFSALQPVQALHFASESSSSSLQVAATLPSNQFNGNYGFQGQHQQFQKPSNTQEDGSSCRVISFNSDPSLQVLKGPIILPFQTQPPSQKPGHAAPPLFFDMQFGQPEQTTGFVTGSSADVNADMSCRDQESATTKHGNTFSMNSEREDAGLGRLNFPFDLGADSSDDWECNIPWESFLSPTVPAEITQY from the exons ATGGAGAGCAGAAGTGATGTCAAATCAGATGAGATCCTCATGCCTGGGTTCCGGTTCCATCCTACCGATGAAGAGTTGGTTAGTTTCTACCTCAAGAAGAAGATCCAGCAGAAGCCCATCTCTATTGAGCTCATCAGGCAGCTGGACATCTACAAGTTTGATCCATGGGACCTCCCAA AGCTTGCGAGCACCGGCAGTGAGACGGAATCGTACTTCTACTGCCCAAGGGACCGCAAATATCGCAATAGTGCGAGGCCAAACCGGGTCACAGCAGCTGGGTTCTGGAAAGCCACGGGAACAGATAGGCCAATTTACTCCTCCGAGGACACCAGGTGCGTAGGCCTGAAGAAGTCCCTTGTCTTCTACAAAGGCAGAGCAGCAAGAGGGGTCAAAACCGACTGGATGATGCACGAGTTCAGGCTCCCTTCGCTGGCCGATACGTCACTTCCCAAGAGTAGGCCGATCGACAAGAACATCCCACTCAAC GACTCTTGGACCATATGTAGGATCTTCAAGAAGACCAGTTCGATGGCGGCGCAACGGGCGCTATCTCACACTTGGGGGGCTCCATTGCCTGGGGCAACTGAGCAAGATATCTTCTCCGCCCTGCAACCGGTGCAAGCTTTACATTTTGCTTCAGAGAGCTCCTCCAGCTCATTGCAAGTTGCTGCTACGCTACCATCAAATCAGTTCAACGGCAATTACGGCTTTCAAGGGCAGCACCAGCAGTTTCAGAAACCCAGCAACACACAAGAGGATGGCTCTTCATGCAGAGTCATAAGCTTCAACAGTGATCCATCTCTGCAAGTCCTGAAAGGCCCCATAATCTTGCCATTCCAGACACAGCCGCCATCACAGAAGCCTGGGCACGCTGCACCACCGCTCTTCTTCGACATGCAGTTTGGGCAGCCTGAGCAGACTACTGGCTTTGTGACTGGTTCTTCTGCAGATGTAAATGCCGACATGAGCTGCAGGGACCAAGAGTCAGCCACAACAAAGCATGGCAATACTTTCAGCATGAACAGTGAGCGGGAGGATGCAGGTCTGGGGAGACTCAACTTCCCATTCGATTTAGGAGCAGACTCTTCAGATGACTGGGAGTGCAACATACCTTGGGAATCCTTTCTTAGCCCAACAGTCCCTGCTGAGATCACACAGTACTAG
- the LOC119352990 gene encoding pentatricopeptide repeat-containing protein At1g10270-like: protein MAALLRRLLLLRRLPVLHPQPQPQPRLLPHTTTPTPHPALLAPARGFSFSSAEEAAAERRRRKRRLRIEPPLHALRRDPSAPPPPRDPNAPRLPDTTSSLVGPRLSLHNRVQSLIRSGDLDGASAAARAAVSSRVRPTVFTCNAVAASMGRAGRHDDAVALFDFFFRCSGIVPNVVSYNTLILAHCEAGRVDEALRAYQEMLDGATSFSPSAVSYRHLTKGLVAAERIQEALELLHSMYHRGQGADSIVYKNLIDGYIALDDWDKAFELFAELTEKATVYDGVVHTSFMEGYWKKGMDKEAMENYKSLLDRNFKMTPATCNVLLETLFKHDKHKEANDLWETMIDNHSPPSFIGMNSESYNVMVNQCFKERRFQDAIEVFHRQPRRNVQMDVGCFNNIIGKLCEKGMLAEAEKLFEEMESKSVLPDVYTYTFLVDLCFKEGRVDDTIQYFYKMADGREHGPKFNIGFFNRMFEGLSQAGRIDDALKVYGRMSDKEIKPNTTTFEILVNALCKEGELDRALDLVRDMARSGVVATPEFRESVGEIFKNADRHEEIEKAFEEKPVLLPPQPRPEVRPRSSPQGLPGFASNQTRGSYTPNQGQPGYGSPQPFHPANAASQVRQPEWMSPKLQQPVSGNQQVEKTDVGASNKWLHGISSPQEKQHGIALPQDGKQPEFGTSRPWQQTVGAPQVQQPNFGSATPLQPGFGSRPQQPPHVAHETQHPGFGTSRPWQTGYGAHQAQQPGHGAHQAQQPGYGAHQAQQPGYGAHQAQQPGYGAHQAQQPGYGAHQAQQAGYGAHQAQQPGYGTHQAQQPGYGAQQAQQPRYGANQAQQPGYGAHQAQQPGYGAHQGQQPRYGAHQGHQPGYGTHQAQQPGYGASQPSQPSFGAPEAPRSSLGSAQSLPHYGHIGNEHDQLGSSRQGGPAFSTQPPQTAEAPDNMAVKYSQRY, encoded by the coding sequence ATGGCGGCGCTCCTccgccgtctcctcctcctccgccgcctccccgtccTCCACccccagccccagccccagccccgccTCCTCCCCCACACCACCACCCCAACCCCCCACCCCGCCCTGCTCGCCCCCGCCCGCGGCTTCTCCTTCTCCTCCGCGGAGGAGGCCGCGGCGGAGCGGCGCCGCCGCAAGCGCCGCCTCCGCATCGAGCCCCCGCTCCACGCGCTCCGGCGGGACCCCTCGGCCCCGCCCCCGCCGCGGGACCCCAACGCGCCCCGCCTCCCGGACACCACCTCCTCCCTTGTCGGCCCGCGCCTCAGCCTCCACAACCGCGTGCAGTCCCTGATCCGCTCGGGCGACCTCGACGGGGCCTCGGcggccgcccgcgccgccgtcaGCTCCCGCGTGCgccccaccgtcttcacctgcaacgccgtcgccgcctccatgGGCCGCGCGGGCCGCCACGACGACGCCGTGGCGCTCTTCGACTTCTTCTTCCGCTGCTCCGGCATCGTCCCCAACGTCGTCTCCTACAACACCCTCATCCTCGCCCACTGCGAGGCCGGCCGCGTCGACGAGGCGCTCCGGGCCTACCAGGAGATGCTGGACGGGGCCACCTCCTTCTCCCCCTCCGCCGTCAGCTACCGCCACCTCACCAAGGGGCTCGTCGCCGCGGAACGCATCCAGGAGGCCCTCGAGCTCCTCCACAGCATGTACCACCGCGGCCAGGGCGCCGACTCCATTGTCTACAAGAACCTCATCGACGGCTACATCGCCCTCGATGACTGGGACAAGGCCTTCGAGCTCTTTgccgagctcaccgagaaggccaccgTGTACGACGGCGTCGTGCACACCAGCTTCATGGAGGGCTACTGGAAGAAAGGCATGGACAAGGAGGCCATGGAGAATTACAAGTCTCTGCTGGACAGGAACTTCAAGATGACGCCCGCCACCTGCAACGTTCTGCTCGAGACACTCTTCAAGCATGACAAGCACAAGGAGGCCAATGACCTGTGGGAGACCATGATTGACAACCACAGCCCGCCAAGCTTCATCGGCATGAACAGCGAGTCCTACAATGTCATGGTCAACCAGTGCTTCAAGGAGCGCAGGTTCCAGGATGCCATTGAGGTGTTCCACCGCCAGCCGAGGAGGAACGTCCAGATGGACGTCGGCTGCttcaacaacatcatcgggaagctCTGTGAGAAGGGGATGCTTGCAGAGGCAGAGAAGCTCTTTGAGGAGATGGAGAGCAAGTCGGTGCTTCCAGATGTGTACACCTACACTTTCCTGGTCGACTTGTGCTTCAAGGAAGGTCGTGTGGATGACACGATTCAGTACTTTTACAAAATGGCAGACGGGAGGGAGCACGGCCCAAAGTTCAACATCGGCTTTTTCAATAGAATGTTTGAAGGACTTTCACAAGCTGGCCGGATTGATGATGCCTTGAAGGTGTACGGAAGGATGTCTGACAAGGAGATCAAGCCGAACACAACAACATTTGAAATCCTGGTTAATGCACTGTGCAAGGAAGGGGAATTGGATAGAGCACTGGACCTGGTGAGGGACATGGCAAGGAGTGGTGTTGTCGCAACTCCTGAGTTCCGGGAGTCTGTCGGTGAGATTTTCAAGAATGCCGATCGGCACGAAGAGATcgagaaagcttttgaagaaaaaccaGTGCTACTGCCTCCTCAGCCAAGACCAGAGGTTCGCCCTCGCAGTTCACCTCAGGGGTTGCCAGGATTTGCATCTAATCAGACACGGGGCAGCTACACACCTAACCAAGGCCAACCAGGTTATGGTTCTCCACAACCATTTCATCCTGCCAATGCTGCATCTCAAGTGCGGCAACCCGAGTGGATGTCTCCTAAACTTCAGCAGCCCGTGTCTGGAAACCAACAAGTTGAAAAAACAGATGTTGGTGCTTCTAATAAATGGCTGCATGGTATTTCTTCTCCTCAAGAAAAACAACATGGGATTGCCCTGCCTCAAGATGGAAAACAGCCAGAGTTTGGTACCTCTCGCCCTTGGCAGCAAACAGTTGGTGCTCCTCAAGTTCAGCAACCTAATTTTGGCTCAGCTACACCACTGCAGCCTGGGTTTGGTAGTCGACCGCAGCAACCACCACATGTTGCTCATGAGACTCAACATCCTGGGTTTGGCACATCTCGTCCATGGCAGACAGGGTATGGTGCTCACCAAGCACAACAGCCAGGCCATGGCGCTCATCAAGCGCAACAGCCTGGGTATGGTGCTCATCAAGCGCAACAGCCTGGATATGGTGCTCATCAAGCGCAGCAGCCTGGATATGGTGCGCATCAAGCGCAGCAGCCTGGATATGGCGCCCATCAAGCGCAACAGGCCGGATATGGCGCCCATCAGGCGCAACAGCCCGGATATGGCACCCATCAGGCGCAACAGCCCGGATATGGCGCCCAACAGGCGCAACAGCCCAGATATGGCGCCAATCAAGCGCAACAGCCTGGGTATGGGGCTCATCAAGCACAACAGCCTGGGTATGGGGCTCATCAAGGGCAACAGCCCAGGTATGGGGCTCATCAAGGTCATCAGCCTGGGTATGGTACTCATCAAGCGCAACAGCCTGGGTATGGTGCTTCTCAGCCATCACAGCCATCATTTGGTGCCCCTGAAGCACCACGGTCTAGTTTGGGCTCTGCTCAGAGTCTCCCACACTATGGCCACATAGGAAATGAGCATGATCAGCTTGGATCTTCTCGTCAAGGTGGACCAGCATTTAGCACTCAGCCACCGCAGACTGCTGAGGCCCCAGACAACATGGCTGTCAAATACAGTCAGCGTTACTAG
- the LOC119352988 gene encoding protein FEZ-like, whose amino-acid sequence MEGRDDVKSEEILMPGFRFHPTDEELVSFYLKKKIQQKPISIELIRQLDIYKFDPWDLPKLANTGGETEWYFYCPRDRKYRNSARPNRVTAAGFWKATGTDRPIYSSKGTRCVGLKKSLVFYKGRAARGIKTDWMMHEFRLPSLADPSLPKRPIDKTIPLNDSWTICRIFKKTSSMAAQRALTHTWEPPLPGATKQDLFSAMQASHFASESSSNSLQVAATAPSSQFDRKYGFQGQQQFQKPNNTQEGGSSCKVISFNCSPSPQILKGPIILPFQTQPPSQKPVPHTAPPFFIGTQFGQPEQITGFVTGSSEDVNAEMSCRDQESSTMKHGDTSRMKNEWEAPGRLNFPFDLGADSSDDWECNIPWESFLSPTVPAEITQY is encoded by the exons ATGGAGGGCAGAGATGATGTCAAATCAGAAGAGATCCTCATGCCTGGGTTCCGGTTCCATCCTACCGATGAAGAGCTGGTTAGTTTCTACCTCAAGAAGAAGATCCAGCAGAAGCCCATCTCCATTGAACTCATCAGGCAGCTGGACATCTACAAGTTTGATCCATGGGACCTCCCAA AGCTTGCGAACACTGGCGGTGAGACGGAGTGGTACTTCTACTGCCCAAGGGACCGGAAATATCGAAACAGCGCGAGGCCAAACCGAGTTACAGCAGCTGGGTTCTGGAAGGCCACTGGAACAGATAGGCCGATTTACTCCTCCAAGGGCACCAGGTGTGTAGGCCTGAAGAAGTCACTGGTATTCTACAAAGGCAGAGCAGCAAGAGGAATCAAAACCGACTGGATGATGCATGAGTTCAGGCTTCCTTCGCTTGCCGATCCATCACTTCCCAAGAGACCAATCGACAAGACCATCCCACTCAAC GACTCTTGGACCATATGTAGGATCTTCAAGAAGACCAGCTCGATGGCGGCGCAACGGGCGCTGACtcacacttgggagcctccattgcCTGGGGCAACTAAGCAAGATCTCTTCTCCGCCATGCAAGCTTCTCATTTTGCTTCAGAGAGCTCCTCCAACTCATTGCAAGTTGCAGCCACGGCACCATCAAGTCAGTTCGACAGGAAATATGGCTTCCAAGGACAGCAGCAGTTTCAGAAACCCAACAACACACAGGAGGGTGGCTCTTCATGCAAGGTCATAAGCTTCAACTGCAGTCCATCTCCACAAATTCTGAAAGGCCCCATCATCTTGCCATTCCAAACACAGCCGCCATCACAGAAGCCCGTGCCACACACTGCACCACCATTCTTCATCGGGACGCAGTTTGGGCAGCCTGAGCAGATCACTGGTTTTGTGACTGGTTCTTCTGAAGATGTAAATGCCGAAATGAGCTGCAGGGACCAAGAGTCATCCACAATGAAGCATGGTGATACTTCCCGCATGAAGAATGAGTGGGAGGCTCCGGGGAGACTCAACTTCCCATTCGATTTAGGAGCAGACTCTTCAGATGACTGGGAGTGCAACATACCTTGGGAATCCTTTCTTAGCCCAACAGTCCCTGCTGAGATCACACAGTATTAG